A portion of the Methanolinea sp. genome contains these proteins:
- a CDS encoding ferredoxin-thioredoxin reductase catalytic domain-containing protein, whose amino-acid sequence MTGGGIGEEVVEEKIKTLRRDAEAGGYILNPDAEMVRKLAEGLCVNEGRYGYPSCPCRLASGSREDDRDIICPCDYRDPDLEEFGACYCALYVSPAVARGEQPLVPVPERRPPRSARKGRASVARSGVAGLAYPVWRCRVCGYLCARERPPLVCPVCKASQDRFERFM is encoded by the coding sequence GTGACAGGCGGTGGGATAGGGGAAGAGGTCGTCGAGGAGAAGATCAAAACGCTCAGGAGAGACGCGGAGGCCGGGGGATACATCCTCAACCCGGACGCCGAGATGGTGAGGAAGCTCGCGGAAGGACTCTGCGTCAACGAGGGGAGGTACGGGTATCCCTCGTGTCCCTGCAGGCTCGCGTCCGGTTCGCGCGAGGACGACAGGGACATCATCTGCCCGTGCGACTACCGCGACCCCGACCTCGAGGAATTCGGGGCCTGCTACTGCGCGCTCTACGTCTCTCCTGCCGTTGCGCGGGGAGAGCAACCCCTCGTCCCCGTCCCGGAGCGACGTCCCCCGAGGTCCGCCCGGAAGGGACGCGCGAGCGTTGCGCGGAGCGGAGTGGCCGGCCTTGCGTACCCCGTGTGGCGGTGCAGGGTGTGCGGGTACCTCTGCGCGAGGGAAAGACCGCCCCTCGTCTGCCCGGTCTGCAAGGCCTCTCAGGACCGGTTCGAACGCTTCATGTGA
- a CDS encoding glutaredoxin family protein, protein MVRVSGRKKGDVRLYALSTCGWCAKTKDLLNSLGVEYTYVYVDLLSGEEFEEALSEVEKYNPAGSFPTLIIDGSRVIVGYKEKEIREALA, encoded by the coding sequence ATGGTCAGGGTCAGCGGCAGGAAAAAGGGTGATGTCCGCCTCTACGCGCTCTCCACGTGCGGGTGGTGCGCAAAGACAAAGGACCTCCTCAACTCCCTCGGCGTGGAGTACACGTACGTCTACGTCGACCTCCTCTCGGGGGAGGAATTCGAGGAGGCACTCTCCGAGGTCGAGAAGTACAACCCCGCGGGATCGTTCCCCACGCTCATCATCGATGGCTCGCGGGTGATCGTGGGCTACAAGGAGAAGGAGATCAGGGAGGCCCTCGCGTGA
- a CDS encoding V-type ATP synthase subunit D: MALRDIKPTRSELINLKKKIALSERGYKILKMKRDGLIMEFFRVLEQAKDSRDVLNEKYERARELMAVANTVEGAIGVKAAAFSVKEVPSISVHSKNIMGVVVPEIESTKVRKGLLERGYGILGTSSVIDETALAFEELVEAIIRSAEVETTMKRLLDEIESTKRRVNALEFKVIPEMTAARDFIKMRLDEMEREELFRLKKIKARNA, from the coding sequence ATGGCACTCCGAGATATCAAGCCCACCCGCTCCGAGCTGATCAATCTCAAGAAGAAGATTGCCCTCTCGGAGAGGGGATACAAGATCCTCAAGATGAAGAGGGACGGGCTCATCATGGAGTTCTTCAGGGTGCTCGAGCAGGCGAAGGATAGCCGCGACGTGCTCAACGAGAAGTACGAGCGCGCGAGGGAACTGATGGCGGTCGCAAACACCGTGGAAGGGGCGATCGGCGTCAAGGCAGCCGCATTCTCCGTGAAGGAGGTCCCCTCGATCTCGGTCCACAGCAAGAACATCATGGGTGTCGTCGTCCCGGAGATCGAGTCGACGAAGGTCAGGAAAGGGCTGCTGGAGAGGGGTTACGGGATACTCGGGACCTCATCGGTAATCGACGAGACGGCGCTCGCCTTCGAGGAGCTCGTGGAGGCGATCATCCGGAGTGCCGAGGTGGAGACGACGATGAAGAGGCTCCTCGACGAGATCGAGTCCACGAAGAGGCGGGTCAACGCCCTCGAGTTCAAGGTCATCCCGGAGATGACTGCCGCGCGGGACTTCATCAAGATGCGCCTCGACGAGATGGAGAGGGAGGAACTCTTCCGCCTGAAGAAGATAAAGGCGCGGAACGCGTGA
- a CDS encoding ATP synthase subunit B — MKEYRTITQIAGPLVFVEKTEPVGYGELVNIVLFDGTVKRGQVLDTSDELVVVQVFETTAGIGRDSGIRFTGETIKMPVGRDMLGRILSGGGKPIDGGPEIVPEKRLDITGAAINPYARGSPNDFIQTGISTIDGMNTLVRGQKLPIFSGAGLPHNQIALQIARQAKVPGSKEGFAVVFAAMGITKEEANYFMQDFERTGALERAVVFLNLADDPAVERIITPRLALTTAEYLAFDLGMHVLVILTDMTNYCEALRQIGAAREEVPGRRGYPGYMYTDLASIYERAGIVKGKKGSITQFPILTMPGDDITHPIPDLTGYITEGQIVVSRELHRKGIYPPINVLPSLSRLMNLGIGKGHTREDHKKVSDQLYAAYAEGNDLRGLVAIVGKEALSERDRMFLEFADVFENRFVRQGPNEDRTIEETLDLGWELLASLPVEQLVRIDRELIHKYHPKFRQAAKAGG, encoded by the coding sequence ATGAAGGAATACAGGACAATCACCCAGATCGCGGGTCCGCTGGTTTTCGTGGAGAAGACCGAGCCCGTCGGGTACGGGGAACTCGTCAACATCGTCCTGTTCGACGGTACCGTCAAGCGCGGGCAGGTCCTCGACACGAGCGACGAGCTCGTGGTGGTCCAAGTATTCGAGACGACCGCCGGGATCGGGAGGGACAGCGGGATCCGCTTCACGGGCGAGACCATCAAGATGCCCGTCGGGCGCGACATGCTCGGGCGCATCCTCTCCGGCGGCGGGAAACCGATCGACGGTGGACCCGAGATCGTCCCCGAGAAACGCCTCGACATCACGGGGGCAGCGATAAACCCGTACGCGCGCGGTTCGCCGAACGATTTCATCCAGACGGGTATCTCCACAATCGACGGGATGAACACCCTCGTGCGGGGGCAGAAACTCCCGATCTTCTCCGGCGCGGGACTCCCGCATAACCAGATCGCGCTCCAGATCGCGCGGCAGGCGAAGGTACCGGGCTCTAAGGAAGGCTTCGCGGTGGTCTTCGCGGCGATGGGCATCACGAAAGAAGAGGCAAACTACTTCATGCAGGACTTCGAGCGGACAGGTGCCCTCGAGCGTGCGGTGGTATTCCTCAACCTCGCGGATGACCCTGCCGTCGAGCGGATCATCACGCCCCGCCTCGCCCTCACGACCGCAGAATACCTCGCGTTCGACCTCGGGATGCACGTCCTCGTCATCCTCACCGACATGACGAACTACTGCGAGGCATTGAGACAGATCGGGGCCGCGCGCGAGGAGGTGCCGGGCCGCCGCGGGTACCCCGGGTACATGTACACGGACCTCGCGAGCATCTACGAGAGGGCGGGGATCGTCAAGGGCAAGAAGGGCTCCATCACGCAGTTCCCCATCCTCACCATGCCGGGCGACGACATCACCCACCCGATCCCGGACCTCACGGGGTACATCACCGAGGGTCAGATCGTGGTCAGCAGGGAACTCCACCGCAAGGGTATCTACCCGCCCATCAACGTGCTCCCGTCCCTCTCCCGCCTCATGAACCTCGGGATCGGCAAGGGCCACACCCGCGAGGACCACAAAAAGGTCTCCGACCAGCTGTACGCCGCGTACGCAGAGGGCAACGACCTCCGCGGCCTGGTCGCGATCGTCGGGAAGGAGGCCCTCTCGGAGCGGGACCGGATGTTCCTCGAATTCGCGGACGTCTTCGAGAACCGTTTCGTCCGGCAGGGACCCAACGAGGACCGCACCATCGAGGAGACGCTCGACCTCGGGTGGGAACTCCTCGCGTCACTGCCCGTCGAGCAGCTCGTCCGCATCGACCGCGAGCTCATCCACAAGTACCACCCCAAGTTCAGGCAGGCCGCGAAGGCCGGGGGATAG
- a CDS encoding heparan-alpha-glucosaminide N-acetyltransferase encodes MRTRTSRYWEIDFARGIAVTMMVTYHVVFDFAYLGVTDARASLGQWRPLALATATLFLLLVGISLTISSARVEGKLAGRAYALKFARRGAGLFLAGLSLTAITLVVVPASPILFGILHLIGVSVMLAPFFLRYSRANLVAGLSLVAAGPFVGSLEGPLPLLWIGLHPAGFSSLDYTPLVPWLGVVLVGVFAGKVLYPGGERRVRVRGDVPPLGGGICLLGRHSLAIYFLHQPVILLGIALFFGIPRPA; translated from the coding sequence GTGAGGACTCGGACATCCCGGTACTGGGAAATCGACTTCGCGAGGGGTATCGCGGTCACGATGATGGTGACATACCACGTGGTCTTCGACTTCGCATACCTCGGGGTCACCGATGCCCGGGCGTCGCTTGGTCAATGGAGGCCCCTCGCATTGGCGACGGCAACGCTCTTCCTCCTCCTCGTCGGGATCTCCCTCACCATAAGCAGCGCGAGGGTCGAAGGGAAGCTCGCGGGGCGGGCCTACGCGCTCAAGTTCGCGAGGAGGGGAGCGGGGTTATTCCTCGCCGGGCTTTCTCTCACGGCCATCACGCTTGTCGTCGTCCCCGCGTCCCCGATCCTCTTTGGAATCCTCCACCTGATTGGGGTCTCGGTGATGCTCGCACCCTTCTTCCTCCGCTACAGCCGGGCAAACCTCGTGGCCGGCCTCTCGCTCGTTGCGGCAGGTCCTTTTGTCGGATCCCTCGAGGGGCCGCTCCCCCTCCTCTGGATAGGGCTGCACCCCGCGGGTTTCTCGAGCCTCGACTACACCCCTCTCGTCCCGTGGCTCGGTGTCGTGCTCGTCGGCGTCTTCGCGGGGAAGGTGCTCTACCCGGGGGGAGAGAGGAGGGTCCGGGTCCGCGGGGACGTCCCCCCATTAGGGGGAGGGATCTGTCTCCTCGGCCGGCATTCCCTCGCCATCTACTTCCTGCACCAGCCCGTCATCCTCCTCGGGATCGCACTCTTCTTTGGAATCCCCAGACCCGCGTGA
- a CDS encoding tetratricopeptide repeat protein: MAQGSGNGKISVLFIDDEPALLEITKLFLERSGELVVDTCRSAIEALEILKSKSYDAIVCDYEMPLMDGIVLLKILRAEGDTTPFIVFTGKGREHVVVEALNNRADFYLSKGQDPKAQFRELDRMIRQAISRRAAEESLTSADRQLADIVAHLPDATFAIDREGRVIAWNRAMEDLTGIPSGRVTGKGNFEYSLAFFGERRPSLVNLFNSPDEEIAAFGYQNVKREGNSLTAEIPRGLLRGRPAVLWSRATLISDRKGNPIGAIETIRDITEIRRVTETQAAEIAREREIGLFDRIFGKSTASWFKKGVDLYYRQGRFLDAIECFDRVIEMDPSHVDAWREKGVCLKELGRYEEALQCFDRVLDLNDRTPATYYARGEALERLGRERGDFTLYKKAIECFDIVIQKEPDNVNAWNYRGVCFKELGRYEEARRSFEKAHAILRMNPRTLSR; the protein is encoded by the coding sequence ATGGCACAAGGGTCCGGAAACGGGAAGATATCGGTCCTCTTTATCGACGACGAGCCGGCCCTCCTCGAGATCACGAAATTGTTCCTCGAGAGGTCAGGGGAACTCGTGGTGGATACGTGCCGTTCTGCCATAGAGGCCCTCGAGATCCTGAAGTCAAAGAGTTACGACGCGATCGTCTGCGATTACGAGATGCCGCTGATGGATGGAATCGTCCTCCTCAAGATACTCCGTGCAGAGGGGGACACGACGCCCTTCATCGTCTTCACAGGGAAGGGGAGGGAACACGTCGTCGTGGAGGCCCTCAACAACAGGGCGGATTTCTACCTCTCGAAGGGGCAGGACCCGAAGGCCCAGTTCAGGGAACTCGACCGGATGATCCGGCAGGCCATCAGCCGCCGTGCCGCGGAGGAATCCCTCACCTCGGCGGACCGCCAGCTCGCCGACATCGTCGCCCACCTCCCCGACGCCACGTTTGCCATCGACCGCGAGGGAAGGGTCATCGCGTGGAACAGGGCGATGGAGGACCTGACGGGGATTCCCTCCGGCAGGGTGACCGGGAAGGGAAACTTCGAGTACTCCCTCGCCTTTTTCGGGGAACGTCGCCCGTCGCTCGTCAACCTCTTCAATAGCCCCGACGAGGAGATCGCGGCTTTCGGCTACCAGAACGTGAAGAGGGAGGGGAACTCATTGACCGCGGAGATCCCGAGGGGACTGCTCAGGGGGAGGCCTGCCGTCCTCTGGTCGAGGGCGACCCTGATTTCCGACAGGAAGGGCAACCCCATCGGCGCGATCGAGACCATCCGCGACATCACGGAGATCAGGCGGGTGACCGAGACGCAGGCGGCCGAGATCGCGAGGGAGAGGGAGATAGGGCTCTTTGACAGGATATTCGGGAAGTCGACTGCAAGCTGGTTCAAGAAGGGTGTCGACCTCTACTACAGGCAGGGCCGGTTCCTCGACGCGATAGAGTGTTTCGACCGCGTCATCGAGATGGACCCGTCCCACGTCGACGCGTGGAGGGAGAAGGGCGTGTGCCTCAAGGAGCTCGGGAGGTACGAGGAGGCGCTCCAGTGTTTCGACAGGGTCCTTGACCTCAATGACCGGACACCTGCGACGTACTACGCGAGGGGGGAAGCACTCGAGAGGCTCGGGCGCGAGAGGGGGGACTTCACCCTGTACAAGAAGGCGATCGAGTGCTTCGACATCGTCATCCAGAAAGAGCCCGACAACGTGAACGCGTGGAACTACAGGGGTGTCTGTTTCAAGGAGCTCGGGAGGTACGAGGAGGCGAGGCGTTCCTTCGAGAAGGCCCACGCCATCCTCCGGATGAACCCTAGGACCCTCTCCCGTTGA
- a CDS encoding ATP-binding protein, producing the protein MGDPTPFLDGKDAKLLALAAITLVAFLAYAAVIGSPLSLFTPLLFYFPIILAAYWFPRNGVVFAVAVGILEVFSVYFHPNPDLSAITLAITTASFYVLVAVAVVISSLSGERNEREARYRGIFDNSDAGIFIARNGEDDLVIEEVNQRGSAILMEHARDLVGKKFTDFWRDEPSRRAFLGEMESSGTVPQLETTLVRADGSTVPVLISGARLPKKTMVLMVIDISGRIAQEKELQEKNRQLSLLNKVIADASTAPDTASMMGSVLAHARESLGCDTCGVSLFREGQTPSLFSSGDAGLLDAMGGREWEDAMKGVAPLAWGRKYGGGREGIPGAGMVVPLRSGETLLGTFFVISRDPDFHAAEGLVRALAGEIAAATTRISLMEQLAEANRQANLYLDILMHDINNANLASLWYGDLLLEMLSGEAATIARKMREGIRKSREIIRNVETIRKVHGKRPELRPVDLDAVIKKEIRAYPDVAITYSGLPVKVWADELLGEVFANLIGNSVKFGGYGVKICVSVERPTQEKVVVTVSDNGPGIPDDLKNVIFMRFSKIEPGEHGKGLGLYIAKMLASRYGGDISVCDRIPGDHSKGASFRVELRAVKDS; encoded by the coding sequence ATGGGAGACCCGACGCCTTTTCTCGACGGGAAAGATGCGAAACTCCTTGCCCTCGCCGCGATCACCCTCGTCGCGTTCCTCGCCTACGCGGCGGTGATCGGGAGTCCCCTCTCGCTCTTCACGCCCCTCCTCTTCTACTTCCCCATCATCCTCGCGGCCTACTGGTTCCCCCGGAACGGCGTGGTATTCGCGGTGGCCGTGGGGATCCTCGAGGTCTTCTCGGTGTACTTCCACCCCAATCCCGACCTCTCCGCGATCACCCTCGCGATCACGACCGCGAGCTTCTACGTCCTCGTCGCCGTCGCCGTGGTCATCTCGTCCCTCTCGGGCGAACGGAACGAGAGGGAAGCGCGTTACAGGGGGATCTTCGACAATTCCGACGCGGGGATATTCATCGCGAGGAACGGCGAGGATGACCTCGTCATCGAGGAGGTCAACCAACGCGGGAGCGCGATACTCATGGAGCACGCCCGGGACCTCGTGGGGAAGAAATTCACGGATTTCTGGAGGGACGAGCCATCGCGGCGGGCATTCCTCGGCGAGATGGAGTCCTCAGGGACGGTCCCGCAGCTCGAGACGACCCTCGTCCGGGCGGACGGGTCCACTGTGCCCGTCCTGATATCGGGGGCGAGGCTGCCCAAGAAGACAATGGTCCTGATGGTCATCGATATATCCGGCCGGATCGCGCAGGAGAAGGAACTCCAGGAGAAGAACAGGCAGCTCTCCCTCCTCAACAAGGTCATTGCCGATGCGTCCACTGCCCCCGACACCGCGTCGATGATGGGCTCCGTCCTCGCCCACGCGCGAGAGTCATTGGGCTGCGACACCTGCGGCGTTTCCCTCTTCCGCGAGGGACAAACCCCCTCGCTCTTCTCGTCGGGAGACGCGGGCCTCCTCGACGCGATGGGGGGCAGAGAGTGGGAGGACGCGATGAAGGGGGTCGCACCCCTCGCGTGGGGGAGGAAGTACGGCGGCGGCCGCGAGGGAATCCCGGGAGCGGGGATGGTCGTCCCCCTCCGGAGCGGGGAGACGCTGCTTGGAACCTTCTTTGTCATCTCGAGGGATCCGGATTTCCACGCTGCGGAAGGACTGGTGAGAGCCCTCGCGGGCGAGATCGCGGCGGCAACCACGCGGATCTCCCTCATGGAACAGCTTGCGGAGGCAAACCGGCAGGCAAACCTCTACCTCGACATCCTGATGCACGACATCAACAACGCAAACCTCGCGTCCCTCTGGTACGGCGACCTCCTCCTCGAGATGCTTTCCGGCGAGGCAGCCACCATTGCCCGCAAGATGAGGGAGGGCATAAGGAAGAGCCGGGAGATCATCAGGAACGTGGAGACGATCCGGAAAGTCCACGGGAAGAGACCCGAGCTGCGGCCCGTGGACCTCGACGCGGTCATAAAGAAGGAGATCCGCGCGTACCCCGACGTCGCGATCACGTACAGCGGCCTTCCCGTGAAAGTGTGGGCCGACGAACTGCTCGGGGAGGTATTCGCAAACCTCATCGGGAACAGCGTGAAATTCGGTGGTTACGGCGTGAAGATATGCGTCTCTGTCGAGAGACCGACGCAGGAGAAGGTTGTCGTCACCGTCTCTGACAATGGCCCCGGCATCCCCGACGACCTCAAAAATGTGATATTCATGCGCTTCTCGAAGATCGAGCCGGGGGAGCATGGGAAGGGCCTCGGACTCTACATCGCGAAGATGCTCGCCTCCCGGTACGGGGGGGATATCAGCGTGTGCGACAGGATCCCGGGGGATCATTCCAAGGGAGCCTCTTTCCGCGTGGAACTCCGCGCGGTAAAAGACAGTTGA
- a CDS encoding carbonic anhydrase, producing the protein MIDQLLEGNRRFREGFFKDNLPHYRQLSAGQNPSVLWITCSDSRIQSGHITQTMPGTLFVHRNIGNIVPLHDWNFATVLEYAIRHLKVKDIVICGHSDCGAMKALGKETDDKYIPLWLANATEAKRRVEARIPPPTSPEEERAKLAMIERENVILQIEHLKNYPIVKEALLDKKISIHGLYYNMETGELTKIA; encoded by the coding sequence ATGATAGACCAACTCCTCGAGGGCAACAGGAGGTTTCGGGAGGGTTTCTTCAAGGACAACCTCCCACACTACAGGCAACTGTCAGCGGGACAGAATCCATCGGTCCTCTGGATCACGTGCTCGGACTCGCGCATCCAGTCCGGGCACATCACGCAGACAATGCCAGGAACGCTCTTCGTGCACAGGAATATCGGAAATATCGTTCCTCTCCACGACTGGAACTTCGCGACGGTTCTTGAATATGCTATCCGCCACCTCAAGGTGAAGGACATCGTGATATGCGGTCACTCGGATTGCGGGGCCATGAAGGCCTTGGGAAAAGAGACGGACGACAAGTACATACCCCTCTGGCTTGCCAATGCTACCGAGGCAAAGAGGCGCGTGGAGGCGCGCATTCCACCCCCCACGTCACCCGAAGAGGAGAGGGCGAAACTGGCGATGATCGAGAGGGAGAACGTCATCCTCCAGATTGAACACCTGAAGAATTACCCGATCGTGAAAGAAGCACTCCTCGACAAGAAAATCAGTATTCACGGTCTCTACTACAACATGGAGACGGGCGAGCTCACGAAGATCGCCTGA
- the ade gene encoding adenine deaminase translates to MRETFPPASRRTCVDRALGRETADTLFSNACLFDPFTCDWVETDIAVSGGWVVGTGKGYRAKDTCDLKGRRVVPGLIDAHVHIESSLLVPSEFARLVASHGTTTVIADPHEIANVCGAEGIEYMLREREDLPVDILLALPSCVPATPLDTGGATLTARDLAPFTERDGVVGLGEVMDVPGVLGGDPQVYEKLGISRVRDGHAPLLSGRELNAYICAGIQSDHEASSLSEAREKLVRGMYVFIREGSTARNLRALVPLATSRTAPRLAFATDDRHADHIAREGHIDDCIRKSLEHGIELEVALRMATLSPAERFLLDDRGAVAPGRRADFCILDEESPFCVKATYSRGRPASSFPGRKPRSIGSPMEARVPPPRELALAGSGAARVIGIVPGEILTESLVYEVDGERIPDTDRDLLKVVVCSRYRKKKAAVGIVHGFSLQEGAVAGSVAHDAHNLVAVGADDTSIRRALSAILRGGGGLAVVRGRETVVLPLECAGLMSILPAEEVIRRLGSLHEVAESAGAIPGVFMYLSFLSLTVIPELRITERGLFDAREFRDVPLFL, encoded by the coding sequence ATGAGAGAGACTTTCCCGCCCGCATCGCGGAGAACGTGCGTGGACCGTGCCCTCGGGCGGGAAACCGCCGACACCCTCTTTTCAAACGCGTGCCTCTTTGACCCGTTTACGTGCGACTGGGTGGAGACCGACATCGCGGTCAGCGGCGGCTGGGTCGTCGGGACGGGCAAGGGTTACAGGGCGAAGGACACCTGCGACCTCAAAGGGAGACGGGTCGTTCCCGGCCTCATCGACGCGCACGTGCACATCGAGAGCTCGCTCCTCGTCCCGTCCGAGTTCGCGCGCCTCGTCGCATCGCACGGGACGACCACAGTGATTGCCGATCCCCACGAGATCGCGAACGTCTGCGGCGCGGAGGGAATCGAGTACATGCTGAGGGAGAGGGAAGACCTCCCCGTCGACATCCTCCTCGCACTCCCCTCCTGCGTCCCGGCCACCCCCCTCGACACCGGCGGGGCAACGCTCACCGCCCGCGACCTCGCACCTTTCACGGAGAGGGACGGGGTGGTCGGGCTCGGGGAGGTGATGGACGTCCCGGGAGTCCTCGGCGGCGACCCGCAGGTCTACGAGAAGCTCGGGATCTCGCGCGTGAGGGACGGGCACGCCCCCCTCCTCTCCGGCCGCGAGCTGAACGCCTACATCTGCGCCGGGATCCAGAGCGACCACGAGGCGAGTAGTCTATCCGAGGCGCGGGAGAAGCTCGTCCGCGGGATGTACGTATTCATACGCGAGGGATCGACTGCACGGAACCTCCGGGCACTCGTCCCCCTCGCGACGTCCCGTACCGCCCCGCGCCTCGCGTTCGCGACAGACGACCGCCACGCCGACCACATCGCGCGCGAGGGGCACATCGACGACTGCATCAGGAAGTCGCTCGAGCACGGGATCGAACTCGAGGTCGCACTCCGGATGGCAACGCTCTCCCCCGCCGAGAGGTTCCTCCTCGACGACAGGGGGGCAGTCGCGCCCGGGAGGAGGGCCGATTTCTGCATCCTCGACGAGGAGTCACCGTTTTGCGTCAAGGCCACGTACTCGAGGGGGCGTCCGGCCTCGTCTTTTCCCGGGAGGAAGCCCCGGTCCATCGGGTCGCCCATGGAAGCACGGGTCCCTCCACCGCGGGAACTTGCTCTCGCGGGCAGCGGTGCCGCGAGGGTGATCGGCATCGTGCCCGGGGAGATCCTGACCGAGTCGCTCGTGTACGAGGTCGATGGGGAAAGAATCCCGGACACCGACCGCGATCTCCTCAAGGTCGTCGTCTGCAGCCGCTACAGGAAAAAGAAGGCTGCCGTGGGTATCGTCCACGGGTTTTCCCTGCAGGAGGGTGCCGTCGCGGGGAGCGTTGCCCACGATGCCCACAACCTCGTCGCGGTCGGCGCGGACGATACCTCGATCAGGCGGGCACTCTCGGCGATCCTCCGGGGCGGCGGGGGCCTTGCAGTCGTGCGCGGGAGGGAGACGGTCGTCCTCCCGCTCGAGTGCGCGGGCCTGATGTCCATCCTCCCCGCCGAGGAGGTCATCCGCAGGCTCGGGTCACTCCACGAGGTCGCGGAATCGGCGGGGGCGATCCCGGGGGTCTTCATGTACCTCTCCTTCCTCAGCCTGACCGTCATCCCGGAACTCCGTATCACCGAGAGGGGCCTGTTCGACGCGAGGGAGTTCCGGGATGTCCCGCTATTCCTCTGA
- a CDS encoding phosphoglycerate kinase encodes MPVGTLKDAKVENKTVLLRLDLNSPIDPATGRILDDKRFREHLPTIKALSGSRVVIVTHQSRPGKKDFTTLEGHAERLGTLLQQNVEYIDDIFGKCAREAVRRMKNGDVLMLENVRFNAEENLTVKPEEAKKTHLVQRLSRMGDIFVNDAFGTAHRSQPTMVGLPMVMRSVAGLLMEKEITYLGRIFGSAPGPVCMVLGGTKVDDSLSVAEHVLEKGIADTVIVTGVVANVFLLAAGHAIGKGSLQLVQQLGYEGEVERARRLLASYRERIAFPETVAVREEGRRVEYPVDAIPGDATILDVGVDAIASLAEKIRSCRTVVFNGPAGVFEDPDFATGTYELLRAASRSEFSIIGGGHTAAVAEKMGIDRDFSHISTGGGACIEFLTGKKLPAVEALERSREIFG; translated from the coding sequence ATGCCGGTAGGGACGCTGAAGGACGCGAAGGTCGAGAACAAGACGGTCCTCCTCAGGCTTGACCTCAACTCCCCCATCGACCCCGCGACGGGCCGGATCCTCGATGACAAGCGTTTCCGCGAGCACCTCCCCACGATCAAGGCTCTCTCCGGGTCGCGGGTGGTGATCGTCACCCACCAGAGCAGGCCCGGAAAGAAGGATTTCACGACCCTCGAGGGCCATGCCGAGAGGCTCGGCACCCTCCTCCAGCAGAATGTGGAATACATCGACGACATCTTCGGGAAGTGCGCGAGGGAAGCCGTCCGCAGGATGAAGAACGGTGACGTCCTGATGCTCGAGAACGTGAGGTTCAATGCAGAGGAGAACCTCACCGTGAAGCCCGAGGAGGCCAAAAAAACCCACCTCGTGCAGAGGCTCTCGCGCATGGGCGACATCTTCGTGAACGACGCCTTCGGGACGGCGCACCGTTCGCAGCCCACGATGGTCGGTCTCCCGATGGTGATGCGCTCGGTCGCCGGGCTCCTGATGGAGAAGGAGATCACGTACCTCGGCAGGATCTTCGGGAGTGCGCCCGGGCCGGTCTGCATGGTCCTCGGCGGGACGAAGGTCGACGACTCGCTCTCCGTCGCGGAACACGTGCTCGAGAAGGGCATTGCCGACACCGTGATCGTGACGGGTGTCGTCGCGAACGTCTTCCTCCTCGCCGCGGGTCACGCCATCGGGAAAGGCTCGCTCCAGCTCGTCCAGCAGCTCGGGTACGAGGGGGAGGTGGAGAGGGCGCGGCGCCTCCTCGCGTCCTACCGCGAGAGGATCGCTTTCCCGGAGACCGTCGCCGTGCGGGAGGAGGGCAGGAGGGTCGAGTACCCCGTGGACGCCATCCCCGGCGACGCGACGATCCTCGATGTCGGCGTTGATGCGATCGCGTCGCTCGCGGAGAAGATCCGCTCGTGCCGGACAGTCGTCTTCAACGGGCCCGCGGGGGTCTTCGAGGACCCCGACTTCGCGACGGGGACCTACGAGCTCCTGAGAGCCGCATCGAGGTCGGAGTTCTCCATCATCGGCGGGGGGCACACTGCCGCCGTCGCGGAGAAGATGGGAATCGACAGGGATTTCTCCCACATCTCGACGGGGGGCGGCGCCTGCATCGAGTTCCTCACGGGCAAGAAACTCCCCGCCGTGGAGGCCCTCGAGAGGTCCCGCGAGATTTTCGGGTGA